Proteins encoded in a region of the Hippopotamus amphibius kiboko isolate mHipAmp2 chromosome 11, mHipAmp2.hap2, whole genome shotgun sequence genome:
- the TCTE1 gene encoding dynein regulatory complex subunit 5, with product MQETQATPSLSVPSRSSTSTQDRSSAAGQASSTGPQPSKPSVIPPPVKSKGPNSGAGARRMRRIIAEDAEWSLAIVPLLTELCIQHIVKNFQNNPILKQLLPEHQKKVLNHLPPDLPLAVTANLIEDENYWRRCCTQRWPVCHVDEHGGSWKRMFFELHLENLLKHFIPSTTDPKVILNLLPLYRNYVRTIRVDQFLPPVQLPAPPRGGDQSDSGSEGELEEPATDHYQLGDLVAGLSHLEELDLVYGVKDCGMNFEWNLFLFTYRDCHSLAATVKACHTLKIFRLTRSKVDDEKARILIRSLLDHPALEELDLSHNLIGDRGARAAAKLLSHSRLRVLNLANNQVRAPGAQSLAHALAHNSNLISLNLRLNCIEDEGGQALAHALQTNKCLTTLHLGGNELSEPTATLLSQVLSINTTLTSINLSCNRIGLDGGKQLLEGMSDNKTLLEFDLRLSDIAQESEYLIGQALCANREAARQRALNPSYFMSPVSAKGPENPAE from the exons ATGCAGGAGACCCAGGCAACACCCTCACTGTCGGTCCCCAGCCGgtcctccacctccacccaggACCGGTCCTCCGCTGCCGGCCAAGCTTCAAGCACAGGCCCACAGCCCTCAAAGCCCTCTGTCATCCCACCCCCCGTGAAGTCCAAGGGCCCGAATTCCGGGGCGGGTGCCCGTCGGATGCGCAGGATCATCGCCGAGGATGCTGAGTGGTCACTGGCCATCGTGCCTCTCCTCACAGAACTCTGCATTCAGCACATCGTGAAGAACTTCCAGA ACAACCCTATCCTGAAGCAGCTGCTCCCAGAGCATCAGAAGAAGGTCCTGAACCACCTGCCCCCCGACCTGCCGCTGGCTGTGACCGCCAACCTGATCGAGGATGAGAACTACTGGCGCCGCTGCTGCACGCAGCGCTGGCCGGTGTGCCACGTGGACGAGCACGGCGGCAGCTGGAAGCGCATGTTCTTCGAGCTGCACCTGGAGAACCTGCTGAAGCACTTCATCCCAAGCACCACGGACCCCAAGGTGATCCTCAACCTGCTGCCGCTCTACAGGAACTACGTGCGCACCATCCGGGTGGATCAGTTCCTTCCGCCCGTGCAGCTCCCGGCTCCGCCCCGGGGTGGGGATCAGTCCGACTCCGGCAGCGAAGGAGAGCTGGAGGAGCCGGCCACAGACCACTACCAACTGGGCGACCTGGTGGCTGGCCTGAGCCATCTGGAGGAGCTGGACCTGGTGTACGGCGTCAAGGACTGTGGCATGAACTTCGAGTGGAACCTCTTCCTCTTCACCTACCGCGACTGCCACTCCCTGGCAGCCACAGTCAAGGCATGCCACACCCTCAAG ATCTTTAGGCTGACCCGAAGCAAGGTGGACGACGAAAAGGCCCGCATCCTAATCCGGAGCCTCCTGGACCACCCGGCCCTCGAGGAGCTGGACCTGTCGCACAACCTCATCGGGGACCGGGGCGCGCGCGCCGCTGCCAAGCTGCTGAGCCACAGCCGCCTGCGCGTGCTCAACCTCGCCAACAACCAGGTGCGCGCGCCCGGCGCCCAGTCGCTGGCTCACGCCCTGGCGCACAACAGCAACCTCATCTCGCTCAACCTGCGCCTCAACTGCATCGAGGATGAGGGCGGCCAGGCGCTCGCCCACGCCCTGCAGACCAACAAGTGCCTCACGACGCTGCATCTCGGGGGCAACGAGCTGTCCGAGCCCACCGCCACGCTCCTCTCCCAGGTGCTCTCCATCAACACCACGCTCACCAGCATCAACCTGTCCTGCAACCGCATCGGGCTG GATGGCGGGAAGCAGCTCCTGGAAGGCATGTCAGACAACAAGACCCTCCTAGAGTTTGATTTGCGCCTGTCAGATATCGCCCAGGAGAGCGAGTATCTCATCGGCCAGGCCCTCTGTGCCAACCGCGAAGCAGCCCGCCAGCGGGCCCTGAATCCCAGCTACTTCATGTCACCAGTCAGTGCCAAGGGCCCTGAGAACCCTGCGGAATAA
- the TMEM151B gene encoding transmembrane protein 151B, which produces MSPPGSAAGESGGGGGGGGGPGVPEEPTATAAAADEGPAREEQRPIQPSFTKSLCRESHWKCLLLSLLMYGCLGAVAWCHVTTVTRLTFSSAYQGNSLMYHDSPCSNGYVYIPLAFLLMLYAVYLVECWHCQARHELQHRVDVSSVRERVGRMQQATPCIWWKAISYHYVRRTRQVTRYRNGDAYTTTQVYHERVNTHVAEAEFDYARCGVRDVSKALVGLEGAPATRLRFTKCFSFASVEAENAYLCQRARFFAENEGLDDYMEAREGMHLKNVDFREFMVAFPDPARPPWYACSSAFWAAALLTLSWPLRVLAEYRTAYAHYHVEKLFGLEGPGSAGGSAGGGLSPSDELLPPLTHRLPRVNTVDSTELEWHIRSNQQLVPSYSEAVLMDLAGLGARCAGGAAGGYAPTCRYGGVGGPGAAGLAPYRRSCEHCQRAISSSSIFSRSALSICASPRAGPGPIGGAGCAGSRFSLGRLYGSRRSCLWRSRSGSVNEASCPTEQTRLSSQASMGDDEDDDDEEEAGPPPPYHDALYFPVLIVHRQEGCLGHSHRPLHRHGSCVETSL; this is translated from the exons ATGTCCCCCCCTGGCTCGGCCGCGGGAgagagcggcggcggcggcggcggcggcggcggccccggggTCCCGGAGGAGCCCacggcgacggcggcggcggcggacgAGGGCCCCGCCCGAGAGGAG CAGCGTCCCATCCAGCCCTCTTTCACCAAGTCCCTCTGCCGTGAGTCCCACTGGAAGTGCCTGCTGCTCTCGCTGCTCATGTACGGCTGCCTGGGGGCCGTGGCCTGGTGCCATGTCACCACGGTGACCCGCCTCACCTTCAGCAGCGCCTACCAGGGCAACAGCCTCATGTACCACGACAGCCCCTGCTCCAACGGCTATGTCTACATCCCTCTGGCCTTCCTGCTCATGCTGTACGCTGTCTACTTGGTGGAGTGCTGGCATTGCCAAGCCCGCCACGAGCTGCAGCACCGCGTGGATGTGAGCAGTGTGCGGGAGCGCGTGGGCCGCATGCAGCAGGCCACACCCTGCATCTGGTGGAAGGCCATCAGCTACCACTATGTCCGCCGCACCCGCCAGGTCACCCGATACCGCAATGGAGATGCCTACACCACCACCCAG GTCTACCATGAGCGCGTCAACACGCACGTGGCCGAGGCCGAGTTCGACTATGCGCGCTGCGGCGTCCGCGACGTGTCCAAAGCGCTGGTGGGGCTGGAGGGCGCGCCGGCCACGCGGCTGCGCTTCACCAAGTGCTTCAGCTTCGCCAGCGTGGAGGCCGAGAACGCGTACCTGTGCCAGCGCGCGCGCTTCTTCGCCGAGAACGAGGGCCTGGACGACTACATGGAGGCGCGCGAGGGCATGCACCTCAAGAACGTGGACTTCCGCGAGTTCATGGTGGCCTTCCCCGACCCGGCCAGGCCGCCCTGGTACGCCTGCTCGTCGGCCTTCTGGGCCGCGGCGCTGCTCACGCTGTCGTGGCCACTGCGCGTGCTGGCCGAGTACCGCACGGCCTACGCGCACTACCACGTGGAGAAGCTCTTCGGCCTGGAGGGCCCGGGCTCGGCCGGCGGCAGCGCGGGCGGCGGCCTCAGCCCCAGCGACGAGCTGCTGCCCCCGCTCACGCACCGCCTGCCACGGGTCAACACGGTGGACAGCACGGAGCTCGAGTGGCACATCCGCTCCAACCAGCAGCTGGTGCCCAGCTACTCGGAGGCGGTGCTCATGGACCtggcggggctgggcgcgcgctgCGCGGGGGGCGCGGCCGGCGGCTACGCGCCCACGTGCCGCTACGGTGGGGTGGGTGGCCCAGGCGCGGCGGGCCTGGCCCCGTACCGGCGCAGCTGCGAGCACTGCCAGCGCGCCATCAGCAGCTCGTCCATCTTCTCACGCAGCGCCCTGAGCATCTGCGCCAGCCCTCGGGCCGGCCCGGGACCCATCGGCGGGGCCGGCTGCGCGGGCAGTCGCTTCTCCCTCGGCCGCCTCTACGGCTCCCGGCGCAGCTGCCTGTGGCGCAGCCGGAGCGGGAGCGTCAACGAGGCGAGCTGCCCCACCGAGCAGACGCGGCTGTCCAGCCAGGCCAGCATGGGGGACGACGAGGACGACGACGACGAGGAGGAggccgggccgccgccgcccTACCACGATGCCCTCTACTTCCCGGTGCTCATCGTGCACCGGCAGGAGGGATGTCTGGGCCACAGCCACCGGCCGCTGCACCGCCACGGCTCCTGCGTAGAGACCTCACTGTGA